The following are encoded together in the Oncorhynchus kisutch isolate 150728-3 linkage group LG8, Okis_V2, whole genome shotgun sequence genome:
- the LOC109894995 gene encoding protogenin A-like, translated as MESFKRKLYQRLLFFAFFLPISGVLCFSELFFIKEPDDVTVMRKDPIILDCQAHGESPIAIRWLKNGVKVVENERVYILSNGSLSIPEVESRRGDKSDEGFYQCLAQNKYGAILSQKVCLTIASISPFTNQPTSIVVTEGSVARFTCKVTASPPPIITWEFNRVTLPLATNRITVLPSGVLQIHGVEKGDAGNYRCVATNIANRRRSTEATLTVTPAPSPKLPQRPRIIAGPQNATVSLHQSAILECMATGNPRPLISWSRADSKSIDVFNTKVLGNGNLIISDIKPQHGGVYMCRATTPGTRNYTIATANITVLAPPSLVEWPESLTRPRAGTARFVCQAEGVPPPHITWLKNGEKVHSNGRIKMYNSKLVINQIIPEDDAIYQCQVENEQGSVLSMARLIVVMSEDRPSAPRNIRADTVSSSAILLAWERPLYNSDKVIAYSVHYMKAEGLNNEEYQVVIGNDTTRYIIDDLESARNYTFYIVAYMPMGASRMSDHVFQHTLEDVPLRAPELSLTSRSPTDIQVSWQPLAAKLSRGRVSAYRLSYRTSADQAVTQLELPGEKTQYLLEGLQPDTIYLLRITAATSVGWGEQSAWTSHRTPKASSAKVPLAPELQLEPLNCTTIIVRWQLAPGNSVSIQGYRLFYHEESQAESSPIQLRVQDNRHTIGGLDPRKKYHVKLLAFSFIGDGYQADQTISTPGCVSVRDRMVPPPPPPHHVYAKANSSSAVFLHWGRPAFTSSQIVNYTIRCNPVGLQNASLVLYLQTAEKNILVPDLEPNTRYEFAVRLHLDQLSSPWSPVVYQSTLPEAPTLPPSGVKVTLIEGDTALVSWKLPDEPNLAVTRYTILYASRKAWVAGEWKVLQREGSITMALLENLQPGNIYLVKVSASNDMGDGPFSHTVELAVQSDGSTSGHNPRRSHGSATVFSGGFYHLDQKSMTGIIVGVCIALICIIICAFILVCRGKNRKSSATKAIRQEAGQVPSASVHLGSEDQAENADVMVPMMRADHFIDAKGGTNLIINSLGPVYPITEKKNKWFSFRNQKKMNAKKSQIQRKSHGICSYQPGATVLCYEDESLSSPNQPTSLQVLFGPPGDTEGSSNSDGSHETGDSGHYSHDDIEMTNRTASLKEEESGESGCSPAQESEGELGEQSHLDLEIGDSMEKPCNHHHDQAPDNSQPAFSL; from the exons atggagtcttttaaaaGGAAGTTATATCAGCGCTTGCTGTTTTTTGCGTTCTTTCTTCCAATCTCAG GTGTTTTGTGTTTTAGTGAGTTATTTTTTATCAAAGAGCCCGACGATGTTACTGTCATGCGGAAAGATCCCATTATATTGGACTGTCAGGCGCACGGAGAGTCGCCTATTGCCATCAGGTGGCTTAAAAATGGAGTAAAAGTTGTAGAGAACGAACGCGTCTACATTCTCTCCAACGGGTCCCTTTCTATTCCGGAggtggagagcaggagaggagacaaATCAGATGAAGGGTTTTACCAGTGCCTCGCTCAGAACAAGTATGGAGCCATCCTGAGCCAGAAAGTCTGTCTTACAATTGCAA GTATCTCCCCCTTTACAAATCAGCCAACTTCCATTGTGGTGACAGAAGGATCAGTCGCCCGTTTCACCTGCAAAGTCACTGCAAGCCCTCCACCCATCATCACCTGGGAGTTCAATCGGGTCACGTTACCGCTGGCAACTAATAG AATCACAGTCCTGCCCAGCGGCGTTTTGCAGATCCATGGGGTGGAAAAGGGGGATGCTGGGAACTATCGTTGTGTGGCGACCAACATCGCCAATCGTCGCCGGAGTACAGAGGCAACCCTCACTGTCACTCCAG CTCCAAGCCCCAAACTGCCTCAGAGGCCTCGTATCATCGCCGGGCCCCAGAATGCCACTGTGTCCCTGCACCAAAGTGCCATCCTGGAATGCATGGCTACAGGGAACCCCCGACCCCTCATCTCCTGGAGCCGAGCCGACAGCAAGTCCATCGACGTGTTCAACACCAAGGTGCTGGGCAATGGCAACCTCATCATCTCTGACATCAAACCCCAACACGGAGGAGTGTACATGTGCAGAGCCACTACCCCTGGCACGCGCAACTATACCATCGCCACAGCCAACATCACTGTGCTAG CGCCTCCGTCCTTGGTGGAGTGGCCGGAGAGCCTGACCCGTCCGCGTGCGGGCACGGCCCGCTTTGTGTGCCAGGCTGAGGGGGTTCCCCCGCCCCACATCACTTGGCTGAAGAACGGAGAGAAGGTCCATTCCAACGGACGCATCAAGATGTACAACAG TAAATTGGTGATCAACCAGATCATCCCTGAGGATGATGCCATCTACCAGTGCCAGGTAGAGAATGAGCAGGGCTCTGTGCTGTCCATGGCCCGGCTCATAGTGGTGATGTCAGAGGACCGGCCCAGTGCGCCCAGGAACATCCGGGCTGACACTGTATCCAGCTCCGCCATCTTGCTGGCCTGGGAGAGACCACTGTACAACTCAGACAAAGTGATCGCCTACTCTGTGCACTACATGAAGGCTGAAG GCTTGAACAATGAGGAATATCAGGTTGTCATTGGCAACGACACAACCCGGTACATTattgatgacctggagtcagCGCGGAACTACACCTTCTACATCGTGGCCTACATGCCCATGGGAGCCAGCCGCATGTCAGACCATGTGTTCCAGCACACCCTGGAGGATG TGCCCCTGCGTGCCCCAGagctcagcctcaccagccgcagCCCCACAGACATCCAGGTGtcctggcagccccttgcagccAAGCTAAGCCGAGGCCGGGTGTCGGCCTACCGCTTGTCCTATCGTACCAGTGCTGACCAGGCCGTCACCCAGCTGGAGCTTCCTGGGGAGAAAACCCAGTATCTTCTGGAGGGCCTGCAGCCCGACACCATCTACCTCCTTCGGATCACTGCAGCCACTAGTGTGGGCTGGGGGGAACAGTCAGCCTGGACCTCCCACCGCACCCCTAAGGCATCCAGCGCCAAAG TGCCTCTGGCCCCTGAGCTACAGTTGGAGCCTCTGAACTGCACCACCATCATAGTGCGCTGGCAGCTGGCACCAGGAAACTCTGTCAGCATCCAGGGCTACAGGCTGTTCTACCACGAGGAGAGCCAGGCTGAGAGTTCCCCCATTCAGCTGCGTGTCCAGGACAACAGGCACACCATTGGAGGCCTGG ACCCAAGGAAGAAGTACCATGTGAAGCTCCTGGCGTTCAGTTTCATAGGAGATGGCTACCAGGCAGACCAGACTATCAGCACCCCTGGATGTGTCT CGGTCCGTGATCGTATGGTGCCCCCTCCGCCACCCCCTCACCACGTGTATGCCAAGGCCAACAGCTCGTCTGCAGTGTTCCTCCACTGGGGGCGTCCAGCCTTCACCTCCAGCCAGATCGTCAACTACACCATCCGCTGTAACCCTGTGGGCCTTCAGAACGCCTCCCTGGTACTCTACCTGCAGAC TGCTGAGAAGAACATTCTGGTCCCGGACTTAGAGCCCAACACCAGATATGAGTTTGCTGTCCGCCTGCACCTTGACCAACTGTCCAGCCCCTGGAGCCCTGTGGTCTACCAGAGCACTCTGCCTGAAG CACCTACTCTGCCACCGTCAGGTGTGAAAGTGACTCTGATCGAGGGCGACACAGCGCTGGTGTCATGGAAACTTCCAGATGAGCCCAACTTGGCGGTGACACGTTATACCATCCTCTACGCTTCCAGGAAGGCCTGGGTAGCTGGAGAGTGGAAGGTGCTGCAGAGAGAAG GGAGCATTACCATGGCTCTACTGGAGAACCTACAGCCGGGGAACATCTACCTGGTCAAGGTGTCTGCGTCCAACGATATGGGAGACGGGCCGTTTTCACACACCGTGGAACTGGCCGTGCAGAGCGATGGCTCCACCTCCGGTCACAACCCAAGGCGCTCCCATGGCTCAGCTACAG TGTTCTCTGGTGGCTTCTACCACCTGGACCAGAAGTCAATGACAGGGATCATCGTGGGGGTTTGCATTGCACTGATCTGCATCATCATCTGTGCCTTCATCCTTGTCTGCAGAGGCAAAAACAG GAAATCGTCAGCTACTAAAGCCATCAGGCAGGAGGCTGGTCAGGTCCCCTCTGCTTCGGTCCACCTGGGCTCTGAGGACCAGGCTGAGAATGCTGATGTTATGGTGCCAATGATGAGAGCAGACCACTTCATTGATGCCAAG GGTGGAACAAATTTGATCATCAATAGCCTTGGACCAGTTTATCCAATCACTGAGAAGAAAAATAAATGGTTTTCCTTCAGAAATCAGAAAAAAATGAATGCTAAGAAAAGCCAG ATCCAGAGGAAAAGCCATGGAATCTGCTCGTACCAGCCAGGAGCAACAGTGCTGTGCTACGAGGATGAGTCTCTGTCGTCACCCAACCAGCCCACCTCCCTGCAGGTCCTGTTTGGCCCACCTGGTGACACCGAGGGCTCCTCCAACAGCGACGGCAGCCACGAGACAGGCGACTCGGGCCATTACTCTCACGACGACATAGAGATGACCAACCGCACTGCGTctctgaaagaggaggagagtggggagtCAGGCTGCAGTCCTGCCCAGGAGAGTGAGGGTGAGCTGGGGGAGCAGTCTCACCTCGACCTGGAGATTGGAGATTCCATGGAGAAACCGTGCAACCATCATCACGATCAGGCCCCAGACAATTCCCAGCCTGCATTTTCTCTCTAG